A region from the Rufibacter sp. DG15C genome encodes:
- a CDS encoding head GIN domain-containing protein, with translation MKRHSLLTALLLVALATTLASFDFSSTVLEQEDRNVGAFTKISLGYPANVELRRGNSHSVKVEGDKDQLNMLITEVKDGKLYIKRKDTGSWISWGSDDKRVDIYITTPTLEAVSVSGSGKLVSTDTFKGASMDLAVSGSGSIKLQADVENLTSRISGSGSIYLKGESNSASTSISGSGSLKGFDFETKEATVKISGSGSCEIKAKDSLKSTISGSGRVSYEGSPSVDSRVSGSGSVKRRS, from the coding sequence ATGAAAAGACATTCTTTACTCACCGCACTTTTGCTAGTAGCCTTGGCCACCACATTGGCTTCCTTTGATTTCTCTTCTACTGTTCTTGAGCAGGAGGATAGAAACGTAGGCGCGTTCACCAAGATAAGCCTGGGCTATCCTGCCAATGTAGAACTACGCAGAGGCAACAGCCACAGCGTTAAAGTAGAAGGCGACAAAGACCAACTAAACATGTTGATAACTGAGGTGAAGGATGGCAAACTGTACATTAAACGCAAAGACACGGGCTCATGGATTAGCTGGGGCTCAGATGACAAGCGTGTAGACATCTACATTACTACGCCTACCCTAGAGGCGGTTTCTGTCAGTGGTTCTGGGAAATTAGTCTCAACGGATACCTTCAAAGGTGCTTCCATGGATTTAGCCGTGAGCGGATCTGGCAGCATCAAGCTGCAGGCAGATGTGGAAAACCTTACCAGCCGTATCTCGGGCTCTGGCTCCATTTACTTGAAAGGCGAAAGCAACAGCGCCTCCACCTCCATCAGTGGGTCTGGTTCTTTGAAGGGCTTTGATTTTGAGACCAAAGAAGCTACGGTGAAAATCTCTGGCTCTGGCTCTTGCGAGATCAAAGCCAAAGACAGCCTAAAATCTACTATCAGCGGAAGCGGCCGGGTGTCCTATGAAGGTTCTCCTAGCGTAGACAGCCGTGTGAG